A region of Nitrosomonas stercoris DNA encodes the following proteins:
- a CDS encoding Xaa-Pro aminopeptidase, producing the protein MIPIQTYVDRRQRLLSHIGQGVAVIATAPEYYRNRDANYPYRYDSYFYYLTGFQEPGAVLVLVANEDKKSSQQILFCRDKDSEHEIWNGFRYGPEAAREIFGFDLAYSIAQLDEEAGKLLANQPTVFHALGHDVAWDQRIIGWINHVRKQVRAGVSAPAEIRDIRYFLDEMRLIKDEHELAIMRKAANISAQAHKRAMQATGPDKYEYEIEAELLYEFRRQGAQAPAYTSIVAGGANACVLHYVQNDAQLRAGDLLLIDAACELHGYASDITRTFPVSGTFSAAQKDIYQLVLDAQHAAIEAVCPGNNWDMPHQAALRILVEGFIDLKLCHGSIDSVLETEAYKQFYMHRTGHWLGLDVHDAGEYKQAGQWRALVPGMTLTVEPGCYIRPAENVPEHFWNTGIRIEDDVAVTTTGCEVLTHSVPKKITEIEEWMQCATITEK; encoded by the coding sequence ATGATACCGATTCAGACATATGTTGACCGTAGGCAACGGCTGTTGTCACACATCGGACAGGGGGTTGCTGTTATTGCCACCGCTCCTGAGTATTATCGCAATCGCGATGCCAATTATCCTTATCGTTACGATAGCTATTTTTATTATTTAACGGGTTTTCAAGAACCTGGTGCAGTGCTGGTATTGGTTGCAAATGAAGATAAAAAGAGCTCCCAACAGATTTTGTTTTGTCGAGATAAGGATAGTGAACATGAAATCTGGAACGGATTTCGTTATGGGCCAGAAGCAGCGCGCGAGATATTCGGTTTTGATCTGGCTTATTCTATTGCACAACTAGATGAAGAAGCTGGCAAATTACTAGCAAACCAGCCAACTGTATTCCATGCCCTAGGCCATGATGTTGCCTGGGACCAGCGCATCATAGGCTGGATTAATCATGTACGCAAACAAGTCAGAGCAGGTGTTTCCGCTCCAGCAGAAATTCGCGATATTCGCTATTTTCTTGATGAAATGCGCTTGATCAAGGACGAACACGAATTGGCAATTATGCGCAAAGCTGCCAACATTTCAGCGCAAGCACATAAACGTGCCATGCAAGCAACTGGCCCAGATAAATACGAATATGAGATAGAAGCCGAATTGCTTTATGAATTTCGCCGACAGGGCGCTCAAGCACCAGCTTACACCTCAATAGTGGCAGGTGGAGCCAATGCATGTGTATTACACTATGTGCAAAATGATGCGCAATTGCGAGCAGGTGATTTATTGCTGATTGATGCTGCTTGCGAGTTGCATGGTTACGCATCTGACATCACCCGTACCTTCCCGGTCAGCGGCACATTTTCCGCCGCACAAAAAGATATTTATCAATTGGTATTGGATGCTCAACATGCAGCCATCGAAGCAGTTTGTCCTGGTAATAATTGGGATATGCCACATCAAGCGGCCTTGCGTATATTGGTAGAAGGATTCATTGATCTGAAACTGTGTCATGGCAGTATTGACTCCGTGCTGGAAACAGAAGCCTACAAACAATTTTATATGCATCGCACCGGGCATTGGTTAGGGTTAGATGTACATGATGCCGGAGAATACAAGCAAGCTGGACAATGGCGTGCGCTGGTGCCCGGCATGACACTAACAGTAGAGCCGGGTTGTTATATTCGCCCAGCTGAAAATGTACCAGAACATTTTTGGAATACCGGGATACGCATTGAAGATGATGTCGCTGTGACAACAACGGGTTGTGAAGTGCTAACGCACTCAGTGCCCAAAAAAATAACTGAAATAGAGGAGTGGATGCAATGCGCGACGATTACAGAAAAATAA
- a CDS encoding transaldolase — MNATRILRDVGQSIWLDNITRDLLLNGTLKRYIDELSVTGLTSNPSIFNQAIKHSSAYDTSIRSCLSKGKSGEAIFFDLALEDLTQAADLFRPAYDRTNGIDGWVSLEVSPLLAYDTASTIAAAKELYQQAQRPNLFIKIPGNKEGVPAIEEAIFAGIPINVTLLFSREQYLAAAEAYLRGIERRIEAGLNPDVMSVASLFISRWDVAIANKVPKELQNKLGIAIANRTYKAVCELLGSARWLRIYNAGARPQRLLWASTGVKDPDASDILYVTKLAAPFTINTLPEKTLSAWAEHGQLNGVTMPTDGGDSDQVLQQFAEAGIDIDALAVQLQEEGAKKFADSWQDLMKVITSKCTTV; from the coding sequence ATGAATGCGACACGAATATTGCGTGATGTCGGTCAAAGTATCTGGCTGGATAATATCACGCGTGATTTATTGTTAAATGGCACACTCAAACGTTATATTGATGAGCTATCCGTAACCGGTTTGACGTCCAATCCATCAATTTTTAATCAAGCGATCAAACATAGCTCAGCTTATGATACTTCTATTCGTAGTTGCCTCTCCAAGGGTAAATCCGGAGAAGCAATTTTTTTCGATCTGGCACTGGAAGATTTAACTCAAGCAGCCGATTTATTTCGCCCAGCTTATGATCGCACCAATGGAATTGATGGTTGGGTATCGTTGGAGGTTTCACCACTATTGGCCTATGACACAGCCAGCACTATCGCTGCTGCCAAAGAACTGTACCAACAGGCGCAGCGACCTAATTTATTTATCAAGATTCCGGGCAACAAAGAAGGGGTGCCCGCGATCGAAGAAGCCATATTTGCTGGCATTCCAATTAATGTGACACTGTTATTTAGCCGTGAACAATACCTGGCAGCTGCAGAAGCATATTTGCGTGGCATCGAGCGACGCATTGAAGCCGGATTAAATCCGGATGTGATGTCGGTTGCTTCTTTGTTTATTAGTCGATGGGATGTTGCGATCGCCAATAAAGTCCCCAAAGAATTACAAAATAAGCTGGGTATAGCAATTGCCAACCGCACTTATAAAGCCGTTTGTGAGTTGCTGGGATCGGCACGCTGGCTACGTATTTATAATGCCGGAGCACGTCCACAGCGCTTGTTATGGGCTAGTACTGGCGTCAAGGATCCTGATGCTTCCGATATACTGTACGTAACCAAACTGGCTGCACCTTTTACCATTAACACTTTGCCAGAAAAAACCTTGAGTGCTTGGGCTGAGCATGGTCAATTGAATGGAGTAACTATGCCGACTGACGGGGGAGATAGTGATCAAGTATTGCAGCAATTTGCGGAAGCCGGCATCGATATTGATGCGTTAGCCGTGCAATTGCAGGAAGAAGGCGCTAAAAAATTTGCTGATTCTTGGCAGGATTTAATGAAAGTTATCACTTCAAAATGCACAACCGTTTAA
- a CDS encoding phosphoglycolate phosphatase, chromosomal, whose protein sequence is MTQSKIHKSNSDLFPIPLKAVILDLDGTLLDTAEDLALAANAMLRELNMTELPSATIQSFIGKGVPKLVKRTLTNDPDGEPDPALFEQALPLYERCYAENLHVHTRPYPKVIEGLDQLKQSGYHLICITNKTEVFTLPLLRKTGLAGYFELVLSGDSLPKRKPDPLPLLHACQQFNISPEEALLIGDSSNDAIAARAAGCYSFCVPYGYNEGHDVHKIDCDAVVDSIVDANNLITYQGH, encoded by the coding sequence ATGACTCAATCAAAAATACATAAATCCAACAGCGATCTATTTCCCATACCACTCAAAGCCGTTATTCTCGATCTGGATGGTACATTGCTTGATACAGCGGAAGATCTTGCGTTGGCCGCCAATGCGATGTTACGCGAATTGAATATGACAGAACTGCCCTCTGCCACCATTCAAAGCTTTATTGGTAAAGGTGTTCCCAAATTGGTAAAGCGCACCTTAACCAATGATCCGGATGGTGAACCTGATCCAGCATTATTTGAACAAGCTTTGCCGCTATACGAACGCTGTTATGCGGAAAATTTGCACGTACATACACGCCCCTACCCCAAGGTCATTGAGGGATTAGATCAACTCAAGCAAAGTGGATATCACCTAATTTGCATTACCAATAAAACAGAAGTGTTTACGCTGCCGCTGTTACGCAAGACTGGCTTGGCTGGTTATTTTGAATTGGTACTATCCGGAGACAGCTTACCGAAGAGAAAGCCTGATCCATTACCCTTGCTACATGCTTGTCAGCAATTCAATATTTCTCCCGAAGAAGCGCTGCTTATTGGTGATTCATCCAATGATGCGATCGCAGCTCGTGCAGCAGGTTGTTACAGTTTTTGTGTACCTTATGGATACAATGAAGGACATGATGTGCACAAAATTGATTGCGATGCAGTAGTGGATTCGATTGTTGATGCGAATAACCTCATCACCTACCAAGGTCATTAA
- a CDS encoding anthranilate synthase component 1, which yields MIHCISENEFDELKTQGYNRIPLVLETFADLDTPLSIYLKLANQPYSYLLESVLGGERSGRYSIIGLPAKTRLEARANHIQIISHNTVEEEADTTDVLGFVDAYLKRFNIAPHAKLPRFGGGLTGYFAYDAVRYIESKLFDQAQPDTLHTPDVLLLLSEELIVMDNLAGKLYLIIYIDPAQEDAYTTGKDHLKELLRKLREPLTAPAEKATASDAAVHEFPEADFLAAVKKAKQYIADGDILQVVLSQRTSKPYSASPLALYRALRSLNPSPYMFNYHFGDFHVIGASPEILVRLEKDTITVRPIAGTRPRGQDAQADQALAEDLLADPKERAEHIMLIDLGRDDIERVAEAGSVKVTENMKIEYYSHVMHIVSNVEGKLRSDLNALDVLRATFPAGTVSGAPRIRAMEIIDELEVSKRGIYAGAVGYLGFNGDMDLAITIRTGIIKDGLLHVQAGAGIVADSVPQKEWIETCNKAKALLRAAEIAENGLDSTVT from the coding sequence ATGATCCACTGTATCTCCGAAAATGAATTCGATGAGCTAAAAACGCAAGGTTACAATCGTATTCCGCTGGTGCTAGAAACTTTTGCTGATCTGGATACACCGCTTTCAATTTATCTCAAGTTAGCCAATCAGCCTTATTCTTACTTACTGGAATCAGTGCTGGGAGGCGAAAGATCTGGGCGTTACTCAATCATCGGTTTGCCCGCTAAAACCAGACTGGAAGCGCGTGCCAATCATATTCAGATTATTAGTCACAATACAGTAGAAGAGGAGGCGGATACGACAGATGTACTTGGTTTCGTTGATGCTTACTTGAAACGTTTCAACATTGCACCACATGCCAAACTGCCTCGATTTGGCGGTGGTTTGACTGGTTACTTCGCCTATGATGCTGTGCGTTACATTGAATCCAAGCTATTCGATCAAGCTCAGCCTGATACGCTCCATACACCAGATGTTCTGCTATTGCTTTCGGAAGAGCTGATTGTTATGGACAATCTTGCCGGCAAACTTTACCTGATTATCTACATCGATCCAGCGCAAGAAGATGCTTATACGACAGGAAAAGACCATCTTAAGGAATTACTCCGTAAATTACGAGAGCCGCTGACTGCTCCTGCTGAAAAAGCGACCGCATCTGATGCTGCTGTTCATGAGTTTCCTGAAGCAGATTTTCTGGCCGCAGTAAAAAAAGCCAAACAATATATTGCTGATGGCGATATCTTGCAGGTTGTTTTGTCACAACGTACCAGCAAACCTTATTCGGCTTCGCCATTAGCGTTATATCGAGCCTTGCGTAGTCTGAATCCTTCTCCCTATATGTTTAATTATCATTTTGGTGATTTTCATGTTATCGGGGCTTCACCAGAAATTCTAGTTAGACTGGAAAAAGATACGATTACCGTACGCCCAATCGCTGGTACTCGCCCTCGTGGACAGGATGCGCAAGCGGATCAAGCGTTAGCGGAAGATTTATTGGCTGATCCCAAAGAACGCGCAGAGCATATTATGCTGATTGATTTAGGACGAGATGACATCGAACGAGTGGCTGAAGCTGGTAGTGTGAAAGTCACTGAAAACATGAAAATAGAATATTATTCTCATGTTATGCATATTGTTTCTAATGTCGAAGGGAAACTTAGATCTGATCTGAATGCTCTGGATGTGTTACGCGCCACTTTTCCTGCCGGAACTGTCAGCGGCGCTCCCAGAATAAGAGCAATGGAAATTATTGATGAGTTAGAAGTTTCCAAACGAGGAATCTATGCCGGTGCTGTTGGTTATCTGGGTTTCAACGGTGATATGGATTTAGCCATCACAATCCGTACCGGAATTATCAAGGATGGTTTGCTGCATGTACAAGCGGGCGCCGGTATCGTAGCAGACTCCGTGCCACAGAAAGAATGGATCGAAACTTGTAATAAAGCTAAAGCTTTACTGCGTGCAGCCGAGATCGCTGAAAATGGTCTGGATAGCACCGTGACCTGA
- a CDS encoding IS5 family transposase ISStma16: protein MKNTDTADQKGYDAGKKVSGIKRHIAVDTLGLPHAIAVTTAEVTDRNGALQALKRCRSSLGQVQGLLCDGGYTGAPFAESVQEILGKPVTVQIAKRSKLHTFKVMPRRWIVERSFAWLEKCRRLWKNCERKLDTSLQLIHLAFLALLLRRS, encoded by the coding sequence GTGAAGAATACAGACACGGCTGACCAGAAAGGCTATGACGCCGGCAAGAAGGTGTCGGGCATCAAGCGCCATATCGCTGTTGATACCTTGGGGTTGCCGCACGCCATTGCAGTGACGACAGCGGAAGTGACTGACCGTAACGGTGCATTGCAGGCCTTGAAGCGTTGCAGATCGAGTTTGGGGCAAGTACAAGGTTTGCTGTGTGACGGTGGCTATACTGGAGCACCATTTGCCGAAAGTGTGCAAGAAATTCTGGGCAAACCTGTCACCGTGCAGATCGCCAAACGCAGCAAACTGCATACCTTCAAGGTTATGCCCAGGCGATGGATAGTGGAACGTAGTTTCGCCTGGCTGGAAAAGTGCCGAAGATTATGGAAAAACTGCGAACGTAAACTTGATACCAGCTTGCAGCTCATTCATCTGGCCTTCCTGGCACTATTACTCAGAAGATCGTAA
- a CDS encoding putative ATP-dependent helicase DinG, with protein MVVMTALISNLAAIFSADGLLARNIPDYRPRTQQLEMAQTIAQAIENQEILVAEAGTGTGKTFAYLAPALLSGGKVILSTGTKTLQDQLFQRDIPTMRAVLKIPVTVALLKGRANYICHYHLERTLNSDRIHLANRTEVKYLNLIERYANTSSHGDKSGLESVPEQAAVWQHVTSTRENCLGSECPHFRQCFVMEARKRALSADVVVVNHHLFFADVMLRDGGVSELLPACNTVIFDEAHQLPEVASLFFGESVSTGQIVTLIRDSRTEALLVAQEFTPLFDALAAVEKATLDVRLTFAEKHTRLSATVATQHPGFSAARQTLQEKLEQLVTLLETQAVRSQELQNCWSRAQVILNKIRQWHEHTQSSMVINWIETYSQSLQFNTTPLSIAETFSKQLNTAARAWIFTSATLSVKKDFSHYNQIMGLADAQTVSWDSPFDFPQQALLYVPTQLPDPNTPHYTENIVQAALPVIKANGGRAFILCTSLSGMQTIHQLLQDTFEQEKLDYPLLLQGETTRSALLKQFRQLGNAVLVGSQSFWEGVDVRGRALSLVIIDRLPFASPDDPVLSARIEKYKQEGRNAFMEYQLPHAIINLKQGAGRLIRDEHDKGVLMICDSRLITKSYGKRIWQSLPPMKRTRDLEEVKQFLATI; from the coding sequence ATGGTTGTGATGACTGCATTAATTTCTAATCTGGCGGCTATTTTTTCAGCGGATGGTTTGCTTGCTCGCAATATACCAGACTATCGCCCACGTACCCAGCAACTAGAAATGGCACAAACCATTGCGCAAGCCATCGAAAATCAGGAAATTCTAGTAGCCGAAGCAGGTACTGGTACGGGAAAAACTTTTGCTTATCTGGCGCCTGCGCTGCTATCAGGCGGTAAAGTCATCCTGTCAACTGGTACCAAGACTTTGCAGGATCAGCTTTTTCAGCGTGATATTCCCACTATGCGTGCTGTGCTAAAAATTCCAGTAACCGTTGCGTTACTCAAAGGGCGCGCCAATTATATCTGCCATTATCATCTTGAGCGCACCCTGAATTCAGATCGCATTCATCTGGCCAACCGTACTGAAGTGAAATATCTTAACCTGATTGAACGCTACGCAAATACCAGCAGTCACGGCGATAAAAGTGGATTAGAAAGTGTGCCGGAACAAGCAGCTGTGTGGCAGCATGTCACCTCCACACGGGAAAACTGTCTGGGATCAGAGTGCCCACATTTTCGGCAATGTTTTGTCATGGAGGCTCGTAAACGCGCTTTATCGGCCGATGTAGTTGTGGTCAATCATCACTTATTTTTTGCTGATGTCATGCTGCGTGATGGGGGAGTATCCGAGCTGCTGCCTGCTTGTAACACTGTCATATTTGATGAAGCACATCAACTGCCTGAAGTAGCCAGCCTATTTTTTGGCGAATCAGTCAGTACTGGCCAGATCGTCACGCTCATACGTGATAGCCGTACTGAAGCATTGCTGGTTGCGCAAGAATTCACACCATTGTTTGATGCGTTAGCAGCTGTGGAAAAAGCCACACTAGATGTTCGCTTAACTTTTGCCGAAAAACATACGCGTCTATCTGCCACTGTGGCAACACAGCACCCTGGATTTAGCGCTGCACGACAAACATTACAAGAAAAACTGGAACAACTGGTGACATTGCTTGAAACGCAAGCCGTGCGCTCACAAGAACTGCAAAACTGCTGGTCACGCGCGCAAGTCATTCTCAACAAAATCAGACAATGGCACGAGCATACCCAATCCAGCATGGTGATTAACTGGATTGAAACCTACAGCCAAAGCTTGCAATTCAATACCACCCCTTTATCCATTGCAGAAACATTCAGCAAACAACTGAACACTGCTGCGCGTGCCTGGATCTTTACCTCAGCTACACTATCTGTCAAAAAAGATTTTTCCCATTACAACCAAATTATGGGATTGGCAGATGCTCAAACTGTTAGCTGGGATAGCCCGTTCGATTTCCCGCAGCAGGCTTTGCTCTATGTTCCTACCCAGTTACCCGATCCCAACACGCCACACTACACTGAAAATATCGTCCAGGCAGCGTTACCAGTGATCAAGGCCAATGGTGGACGCGCATTTATTTTATGCACCAGCTTATCTGGCATGCAGACCATTCACCAATTGTTGCAGGATACTTTCGAGCAGGAGAAACTGGATTATCCACTGTTGCTACAAGGGGAAACTACTCGTTCCGCGCTACTAAAGCAATTTCGCCAGCTGGGTAATGCAGTGCTGGTTGGTAGTCAATCTTTCTGGGAAGGTGTCGACGTGCGCGGTCGCGCGCTTTCGCTGGTAATTATTGATCGCCTCCCCTTCGCTTCGCCAGATGATCCGGTGCTGTCCGCACGCATTGAAAAATACAAACAGGAAGGTCGCAACGCCTTTATGGAATATCAACTGCCGCATGCCATTATCAACTTGAAGCAGGGAGCCGGCCGCTTGATTCGCGACGAACATGATAAAGGTGTGCTAATGATTTGTGACTCGCGCCTAATCACCAAATCTTACGGTAAAAGAATCTGGCAAAGCCTGCCACCGATGAAACGCACCCGCGATCTGGAAGAAGTAAAACAATTTCTAGCAACTATTTAA
- a CDS encoding aspartate kinase Ask LysC, which translates to MALLVQKYGGTSVGSTERIKHVAHQIAQFQQQGHQLIIVVSAMKGETSRLVTLAQEIQARPNSRELDVVLATGEQVTIGLLAMALHDLGIHAKSYTGPQVSITTDSAHTKARILKIDTDRLHADLAAGHVVIVAGFQGRDEAGDITTLGRGGSDTTAVALAAVLEADECQIYTDVDGIYTTDPRVVPEARKLDTITFEEMLEMASLGSKVLQIRSVEFAGKYKVKLRVLSSFEAGEGTLITFEEDNKMEQPIISGIAFNRDESKITVVGVPDHPGIAYQILGPIAEASIDVDMIIQNIGHDGTTDFSFTVNRNEYTRAIEILKKQVLPHIGARDVIGGEKIAKISVIGVGMRSYAGIASRMFRVLAEEGINIRMISTSEIKISVVVDEKYMELAVRVLHKAFDLDQINNVEAKTC; encoded by the coding sequence GTGGCACTCCTCGTTCAAAAATATGGTGGTACTTCTGTAGGTAGCACTGAGCGTATTAAGCATGTTGCACATCAGATCGCTCAATTTCAGCAGCAAGGACATCAATTAATCATTGTTGTTTCTGCCATGAAAGGAGAAACCAGCCGTCTTGTTACTTTGGCCCAAGAGATTCAGGCGCGCCCTAATTCACGTGAATTGGATGTGGTATTGGCTACTGGTGAGCAAGTAACGATTGGATTACTGGCCATGGCACTACATGATTTGGGAATCCACGCGAAAAGTTACACAGGTCCACAAGTCAGTATTACAACAGATAGTGCACACACGAAAGCGCGTATTCTGAAAATTGATACTGATCGCCTTCATGCCGATTTAGCAGCAGGTCATGTCGTCATCGTTGCTGGTTTCCAGGGAAGAGATGAAGCTGGGGATATTACGACACTAGGGCGAGGGGGATCCGATACCACAGCGGTTGCACTTGCTGCGGTACTTGAGGCTGATGAATGCCAGATTTATACAGATGTCGATGGTATTTATACGACTGATCCACGTGTAGTACCAGAAGCTCGCAAACTGGATACGATTACTTTCGAAGAAATGCTTGAAATGGCCAGTCTGGGATCCAAGGTATTGCAGATACGTTCAGTCGAGTTTGCTGGAAAATATAAAGTCAAGCTGAGAGTGCTATCTAGCTTTGAAGCAGGTGAAGGCACGCTGATTACATTTGAAGAGGATAATAAGATGGAACAGCCTATCATCTCAGGCATTGCATTTAATCGTGATGAATCAAAGATTACGGTAGTAGGTGTACCTGACCACCCAGGAATCGCTTATCAAATTTTGGGACCGATTGCTGAAGCCAGTATTGATGTGGATATGATTATTCAGAATATCGGGCATGATGGCACCACGGATTTTTCATTTACGGTTAACCGTAATGAATATACACGTGCAATTGAGATATTGAAAAAACAAGTACTACCACATATTGGCGCACGTGATGTGATTGGTGGAGAAAAAATCGCTAAAATTTCGGTGATTGGTGTAGGTATGCGTTCTTATGCCGGTATCGCAAGCAGGATGTTTCGAGTGCTAGCTGAAGAGGGAATTAATATTCGCATGATTTCAACTTCAGAAATAAAAATTTCTGTCGTAGTAGATGAGAAATACATGGAATTAGCTGTTCGTGTTTTGCATAAAGCTTTTGATCTGGATCAGATTAACAACGTAGAAGCGAAAACATGTTAA
- a CDS encoding ribulose-phosphate 3-epimerase → MYRIAPSILSANFAKLGEEVTQVLASGADIIHFDVMDNHYVPNLTIGPLVCEAIRPLTEAMIDVHLMVEPVDRIIPDFAKAGANIISFHPEASRHIDRTIGLIKEQGCKAGLVFNPATPLSYLDHVMDKLDLILIMSVNPGFGGQTFIPEALHKLRLTRERINSSGRDILLEIDGGVKVNNIAEIARAGADTFVAGSAIYGAGKESDPHRYDSVIAAMRAELATVSS, encoded by the coding sequence ATGTATCGCATTGCTCCCAGTATTCTTTCTGCCAATTTCGCCAAGCTGGGTGAAGAGGTAACACAAGTTTTGGCTTCTGGAGCTGACATCATTCATTTTGATGTCATGGATAACCATTACGTTCCCAATTTAACCATTGGGCCATTGGTATGCGAGGCAATTCGCCCACTAACTGAAGCGATGATTGACGTACATTTAATGGTGGAACCGGTTGATCGTATTATTCCGGATTTTGCCAAGGCAGGCGCAAACATTATTTCCTTTCATCCGGAAGCTTCGCGCCACATCGACCGCACTATTGGCTTGATCAAGGAACAAGGTTGCAAGGCCGGTCTGGTGTTTAATCCGGCAACACCACTTTCCTATTTGGATCATGTGATGGACAAGTTGGACTTGATCTTAATCATGTCTGTCAATCCAGGTTTCGGTGGCCAAACCTTTATTCCTGAAGCTCTCCATAAGTTACGCCTAACCAGAGAACGAATCAACTCAAGTGGACGTGATATCTTGCTGGAGATTGATGGTGGGGTAAAAGTGAATAATATCGCTGAAATTGCTCGTGCCGGTGCAGATACGTTTGTAGCCGGTTCTGCTATTTATGGTGCTGGTAAGGAAAGCGATCCACATCGTTATGATAGCGTGATTGCAGCGATGCGCGCTGAATTAGCAACAGTTAGCAGTTAA
- a CDS encoding phosphate regulon transcriptional regulatory, with product MSVTILIVDDEPAIQQLIAYNLRSAGYTAICVNSAEQAIISIQEVLPDLILLDWMLPGISGIEFAQSLRKNPRTKSVPIIMLTARVEEIDKISGLETGADDYITKPFSPRELIARIKAVLRRSLPEASDKILDIEGIKLDPTTYRVTAMIEQAEGSQEKELLVSPTEFRLLHFLMAHAERVHSRTHLLDRVWGDHVFVEDRTVDVHIRRLRKTLEAVGKADLIQTVRGAGYRFSAYTEDIS from the coding sequence ATGTCTGTCACAATTTTAATCGTGGATGATGAACCAGCAATTCAGCAATTGATTGCCTATAATTTGCGTAGCGCTGGCTATACCGCTATTTGTGTCAATAGTGCAGAACAAGCAATCATCAGTATTCAAGAAGTACTTCCCGATTTAATTTTATTGGATTGGATGTTACCAGGTATCAGTGGCATTGAATTTGCACAGTCGTTACGGAAAAATCCACGCACTAAATCTGTTCCCATTATCATGCTGACAGCGCGAGTTGAAGAAATAGATAAAATATCTGGATTGGAAACTGGTGCGGACGACTATATTACAAAACCATTTTCACCCCGTGAGCTCATTGCGCGCATAAAAGCAGTGCTGCGGAGGAGTTTGCCTGAAGCTTCTGACAAAATTTTGGATATTGAAGGCATCAAGTTGGATCCAACAACATATCGCGTCACTGCAATGATAGAACAAGCAGAAGGATCTCAGGAAAAGGAATTGCTGGTTAGCCCGACTGAATTCCGTTTACTGCATTTTCTGATGGCACATGCAGAGCGGGTGCATTCACGCACACATTTGTTGGATCGCGTATGGGGTGATCATGTTTTTGTTGAGGACAGAACGGTTGACGTGCATATTCGCAGACTACGCAAAACGTTGGAAGCTGTAGGAAAAGCGGATCTAATTCAAACAGTAAGGGGAGCAGGTTATCGCTTCTCTGCATATACTGAAGATATTTCTTAG
- a CDS encoding IS5 family transposase ISStma16, with the protein MQEILGKPVTVQIAKRSKLHTFKVMPRRWIVEHSFAWLEKCRRLWKNCERKLDTSLQLIHLAFLALLLRRS; encoded by the coding sequence ATGCAAGAAATTCTGGGCAAACCTGTCACCGTGCAGATCGCCAAACGCAGCAAACTGCATACCTTCAAGGTTATGCCCAGGCGCTGGATAGTGGAACATAGTTTCGCCTGGCTGGAAAAGTGCCGAAGATTATGGAAAAACTGCGAACGTAAACTTGATACCAGCTTGCAGCTCATTCATTTGGCTTTCTTGGCACTATTACTCAGAAGATCGTAA